In Mercurialis annua linkage group LG5, ddMerAnnu1.2, whole genome shotgun sequence, a single genomic region encodes these proteins:
- the LOC126681372 gene encoding F-box/LRR-repeat protein At3g26922-like isoform X2 yields MVTKQRKRKRQIEEMKEDRISELPDCILHHVFSFADTSDVVRTCVLSKRWRYLWTSLPCLNFNFRKFSRVISSKRSSFINFIHQLLLRRNSIPIHTFLYSAPLEVKSTAVESWIYYAIKHQVQHLTIEADCCTRKPVQFPNCFYGCTSLTTLEIICCRYYGSITLPNTLKLSSLKNLHLGAFGFSDGNLFSTCPNLETLKLEDISIRSIRNFSVCALNLKSFDFLINWRELVSYSEIVIVAPKLKKFKFRSFPPKLLSFKNLSSLDQIEIDLPSISDQNYFYPIDELKQMFALRVLQMLNSLHIAQTMTLSMNVIQVLSYIPASLNEHPSQLSNLKYLKLVSSIPACIWTYFRKNSSFWNAQATTSYNQ; encoded by the exons ATGGTTACCAAACAGAGGAAGAGGAAAAGGCAAATTGAGGAAATGAAAGAAGACAGGATCAGTGAGTTACCGGACTGCATTCTTCACCACGTCTTCTCTTTTGCCGACACATCTGATGTTGTTAGAACCTGTGTTTTGTCCAAAAGATGGAGGTACTTATGGACTTCTCTTCCCTGTCTTAACTTCAATTTCAGAAAATTTTCTAGGGTTATTAGCTCAAAAAGATCATCTTTCATTAACTTTATCCATCAACTTCTTCTGCGTCGGAATTCTATTCCCATCCACACTTTTTTGTATAGCGCACCTCTTGAAGTTAAATCTACTGCTGTTGAATCTTGGATATATTATGCAATTAAACATCAGGTTCAGCATCTTACAATAGAAGCAGATTGTTGTACTAGAAAGCCTGTTCAGTTTCCTAACTGTTTTTATGGTTGCACATCCTTAACAACTCTGGAAATTATTTGCTGTCGATATTATGGAAGCATAACATTGCCTAACACTTTAAAGTTATCCTCTTTGAAAAATTTGCACCTTGGTGCATTTGGATTTTCTGATGGAAATCTCTTTTCAACTTGTCCCAATCTTGAGACTCTAAAACTTGAAGACATAAGTATCCGATCTATTCGAAATTTCAGTGTTTGTGCTCTAAATCTGAAAagctttgattttttaattaactgGAGAGAGTTGGTTAGTTATAGTGAAATTGTTATTGTAGCTCCAAAGCTTAAGAAATTCAAGTTTCGAAGTTTTCCTCCTAAACTCTTGTCTTTCAAGAATCTTTCTTCTCTGGACCAAATTGAAATTGATCTGCCGAGCATCAGTGATCAGAATTACTTCTATCCTATAGATGAGCTAAAGCAAATGTTTGCTCTCCGAGTTCTCCAGATGCTCAATTCACTTCATATTGCACAAACCATGACATTATCAATGAATGTCATTCAA GTTCTATCCTACATTCCTGCTTCACTGAATGAGCACCCTTCACAGTTATCAAATCTGAAGTATCTGAAG TTGGTTAGCAGCATACCTGCCTGTATCTGGACTTACTTCCGCAAGAACTCATCTTTTTGGAATGCACAAGCAACTACAAGTTACAACCAATAG
- the LOC126681372 gene encoding putative F-box/LRR-repeat protein At5g02930 isoform X3 gives MVTKQRKRKRQIEEMKEDRISELPDCILHHVFSFADTSDVVRTCVLSKRWRYLWTSLPCLNFNFRKFSRVISSKRSSFINFIHQLLLRRNSIPIHTFLYSAPLEVKSTAVESWIYYAIKHQVQHLTIEADCCTRKPVQFPNCFYGCTSLTTLEIICCRYYGSITLPNTLKLSSLKNLHLGAFGFSDGNLFSTCPNLETLKLEDISIRSIRNFSVCALNLKSFDFLINWRELVSYSEIVIVAPKLKKFKFRSFPPKLLSFKNLSSLDQIEIDLPSISDQNYFYPIDELKQMFALRVLQMLNSLHIAQTMTLSMNVIQVLSYIPASLNEHPSQLSNLKYLKVKSSIG, from the exons ATGGTTACCAAACAGAGGAAGAGGAAAAGGCAAATTGAGGAAATGAAAGAAGACAGGATCAGTGAGTTACCGGACTGCATTCTTCACCACGTCTTCTCTTTTGCCGACACATCTGATGTTGTTAGAACCTGTGTTTTGTCCAAAAGATGGAGGTACTTATGGACTTCTCTTCCCTGTCTTAACTTCAATTTCAGAAAATTTTCTAGGGTTATTAGCTCAAAAAGATCATCTTTCATTAACTTTATCCATCAACTTCTTCTGCGTCGGAATTCTATTCCCATCCACACTTTTTTGTATAGCGCACCTCTTGAAGTTAAATCTACTGCTGTTGAATCTTGGATATATTATGCAATTAAACATCAGGTTCAGCATCTTACAATAGAAGCAGATTGTTGTACTAGAAAGCCTGTTCAGTTTCCTAACTGTTTTTATGGTTGCACATCCTTAACAACTCTGGAAATTATTTGCTGTCGATATTATGGAAGCATAACATTGCCTAACACTTTAAAGTTATCCTCTTTGAAAAATTTGCACCTTGGTGCATTTGGATTTTCTGATGGAAATCTCTTTTCAACTTGTCCCAATCTTGAGACTCTAAAACTTGAAGACATAAGTATCCGATCTATTCGAAATTTCAGTGTTTGTGCTCTAAATCTGAAAagctttgattttttaattaactgGAGAGAGTTGGTTAGTTATAGTGAAATTGTTATTGTAGCTCCAAAGCTTAAGAAATTCAAGTTTCGAAGTTTTCCTCCTAAACTCTTGTCTTTCAAGAATCTTTCTTCTCTGGACCAAATTGAAATTGATCTGCCGAGCATCAGTGATCAGAATTACTTCTATCCTATAGATGAGCTAAAGCAAATGTTTGCTCTCCGAGTTCTCCAGATGCTCAATTCACTTCATATTGCACAAACCATGACATTATCAATGAATGTCATTCAA GTTCTATCCTACATTCCTGCTTCACTGAATGAGCACCCTTCACAGTTATCAAATCTGAAGTATCTGAAGGTGAAGAGTAGTA TTGGTTAG
- the LOC126681372 gene encoding F-box/LRR-repeat protein At3g26922-like isoform X1 produces MVTKQRKRKRQIEEMKEDRISELPDCILHHVFSFADTSDVVRTCVLSKRWRYLWTSLPCLNFNFRKFSRVISSKRSSFINFIHQLLLRRNSIPIHTFLYSAPLEVKSTAVESWIYYAIKHQVQHLTIEADCCTRKPVQFPNCFYGCTSLTTLEIICCRYYGSITLPNTLKLSSLKNLHLGAFGFSDGNLFSTCPNLETLKLEDISIRSIRNFSVCALNLKSFDFLINWRELVSYSEIVIVAPKLKKFKFRSFPPKLLSFKNLSSLDQIEIDLPSISDQNYFYPIDELKQMFALRVLQMLNSLHIAQTMTLSMNVIQVLSYIPASLNEHPSQLSNLKYLKVKSSSKSSKKVEIPSDILNYFLKSSPLLEYLK; encoded by the exons ATGGTTACCAAACAGAGGAAGAGGAAAAGGCAAATTGAGGAAATGAAAGAAGACAGGATCAGTGAGTTACCGGACTGCATTCTTCACCACGTCTTCTCTTTTGCCGACACATCTGATGTTGTTAGAACCTGTGTTTTGTCCAAAAGATGGAGGTACTTATGGACTTCTCTTCCCTGTCTTAACTTCAATTTCAGAAAATTTTCTAGGGTTATTAGCTCAAAAAGATCATCTTTCATTAACTTTATCCATCAACTTCTTCTGCGTCGGAATTCTATTCCCATCCACACTTTTTTGTATAGCGCACCTCTTGAAGTTAAATCTACTGCTGTTGAATCTTGGATATATTATGCAATTAAACATCAGGTTCAGCATCTTACAATAGAAGCAGATTGTTGTACTAGAAAGCCTGTTCAGTTTCCTAACTGTTTTTATGGTTGCACATCCTTAACAACTCTGGAAATTATTTGCTGTCGATATTATGGAAGCATAACATTGCCTAACACTTTAAAGTTATCCTCTTTGAAAAATTTGCACCTTGGTGCATTTGGATTTTCTGATGGAAATCTCTTTTCAACTTGTCCCAATCTTGAGACTCTAAAACTTGAAGACATAAGTATCCGATCTATTCGAAATTTCAGTGTTTGTGCTCTAAATCTGAAAagctttgattttttaattaactgGAGAGAGTTGGTTAGTTATAGTGAAATTGTTATTGTAGCTCCAAAGCTTAAGAAATTCAAGTTTCGAAGTTTTCCTCCTAAACTCTTGTCTTTCAAGAATCTTTCTTCTCTGGACCAAATTGAAATTGATCTGCCGAGCATCAGTGATCAGAATTACTTCTATCCTATAGATGAGCTAAAGCAAATGTTTGCTCTCCGAGTTCTCCAGATGCTCAATTCACTTCATATTGCACAAACCATGACATTATCAATGAATGTCATTCAA GTTCTATCCTACATTCCTGCTTCACTGAATGAGCACCCTTCACAGTTATCAAATCTGAAGTATCTGAAGGTGAAGAGTAGTAGTAAGTCATCTAAGAAAGTTGAGATACCCAGCGATATCTTAAATTACTTTCTTAAGAGCTCTCCGTTGCTGGAATATCTTAAATGA
- the LOC126680794 gene encoding putative FBD-associated F-box protein At5g56440 isoform X3, whose protein sequence is MEANQRKRKKEIENTEEDRLSELSDCLLHHIFSFTDAADVVRTCILSQRWRYLWISHPNLNFNFNNFSRVISSKRSYFINFIHQVLLRRNSVPVHSFHYSLHSDVKSSVIQSWICYAVNHQVQHLTIDIRYLKIPLHLPHCLTRCTSLTTLELCCSPRSIKLPKTFELPSLKHLILDELELEFFDGSIFSSCPNLETLKLAGLFSGVFDVSALNLKHFDFINTDRQVPFSNLEFVILAPKLMKFSYFGYPPGVLSFKNLSSLDQIEIDLPSIDDLAPVDALKQMFALKALRMLNAFHIAKAITLSPNVIQLTSRWLYV, encoded by the coding sequence atggAAGCGAACCAGAGAAAGAGGAAGAAGGAAATTGAGAATACGGAAGAAGATAGGCTGAGCGAGTTATCCGACTGCCTTCTCCACCACATCTTCTCTTTCACCGACGCCGCCGATGTTGTCAGAACTTGTATTTTGTCTCAAAGATGGAGGTACCTATGGATTTCTCATCCCAAtcttaatttcaatttcaaCAACTTTTCTAGGGTTATTAGCTCAAAAAGATcatatttcattaattttatccATCAAGTTCTTCTGCGTCGAAATTCTGTACCCGTTCATAGTTTTCACTATAGTTTACATTCGGATGTTAAAAGCAGTGTCATTCAGTCTTGGATATGCTATGCGGTTAATCATCAGGTTCAACACCTTACAATAGACATACGTTATCTTAAAATTCCCCTTCACTTGCCTCATTGTTTAACTCGTTGCACATCCTTAACGACTCTCGAACTGTGTTGCTCTCCTCGAAGCATAAAATTGCCTAAAACTTTTGAGTTGCCTTCTTTGAAACATTTGATCCTTGATGAATTGGAATTGGAATTTTTTGATGGAAGTATCTTCTCAAGTTGTCCAAATCTGGAGACTCTAAAACTTGCTGGCCTATTTTCGGGAGTTTTCGATGTTTCTGCTCTAAAtctgaaacactttgattttaTCAATACAGATAGACAAGTGCCTTTTTCCAATCTTGAATTTGTTATTTTGGCTCCAAAGCTTATGAAATTCAGTTATTTTGGTTATCCTCCTGGAGTACTCTCTTTCAAGAATCTTTCTTCTTTGGACCAAATTGAAATTGATCTGCCCAGCATCGATGATTTAGCTCCTGTAGATGCGCTAAAGCAAATGTTTGCTCTCAAAGCGCTCCGGATGCTTAATGCATTTCATATAGCAAAAGCCATCACATTGTCACCGAA